One genomic region from Paraburkholderia azotifigens encodes:
- the pstB gene encoding phosphate ABC transporter ATP-binding protein PstB: MNMAESHLNPVERPAAPAGFDPAQSGQAAAPSRPKIEVNNLNFFYNKYHALKNINLQIPEGKVTAFIGPSGCGKSTLLRTFNKMYALYPEQRAEGEILMDGENLLTTKRDISLLRARIGMVFQKPTPFPMSIYDNIAFGVKMFETLSRSEMDDRVEWALTKAALWNEVKDKLGQSGYGLSGGQQQRLCIARGIAIRPEVLLLDEPCSALDPISTGRIEELIAELKSDYTVVIVTHNMQQAARCSDYTAYMYLGELIEFGDTEKIFIKPVRKETEDYITGRFG; the protein is encoded by the coding sequence ATGAACATGGCAGAAAGTCACCTGAATCCCGTCGAACGCCCGGCGGCACCCGCCGGTTTCGACCCGGCGCAGAGCGGTCAAGCGGCAGCGCCCTCGCGCCCGAAGATCGAAGTCAACAACCTGAACTTCTTCTACAACAAATATCACGCGCTGAAGAACATCAACCTGCAGATTCCCGAAGGCAAGGTGACGGCGTTCATCGGCCCGTCGGGCTGCGGCAAGTCGACGTTGCTGCGCACGTTCAACAAGATGTACGCGCTCTATCCGGAGCAGCGCGCCGAAGGCGAAATCCTGATGGACGGCGAAAACCTGCTAACGACGAAGCGCGATATCTCGCTGCTGCGCGCGCGTATCGGCATGGTGTTCCAGAAGCCGACGCCGTTCCCGATGTCGATCTACGACAACATCGCATTCGGCGTGAAGATGTTCGAAACGCTGTCGCGCTCGGAGATGGACGATCGCGTCGAATGGGCGCTGACCAAGGCTGCGCTGTGGAACGAAGTGAAGGACAAGCTGGGTCAGAGCGGCTACGGTCTGTCGGGTGGCCAACAGCAGCGTCTGTGTATCGCGCGCGGCATCGCGATCCGTCCGGAAGTGCTGCTGCTCGACGAACCGTGCTCGGCGCTCGATCCGATTTCGACGGGCCGCATCGAAGAGCTGATCGCCGAACTGAAGAGCGACTACACCGTCGTGATCGTCACGCACAACATGCAGCAGGCGGCGCGTTGTTCGGACTACACTGCATATATGTATCTCGGTGAGCTGATCGAGTTCGGCGATACCGAAAAGATCTTTATCAAGCCGGTCCGCAAGGAAACGGAAGACTACATCACGGGCCGCTTCGGTTA
- the pstA gene encoding phosphate ABC transporter permease PstA, translated as MTQSSLNMPGSTDAAALEAMRNRLQKRRKATNAVALTLSLAAMAFGILWLVWILYTTLRLGIGGLSVELFTQSTPPPNTDGGGLANAIVGSLMLVVLATFVGTPIGIMAGVYLAEYGQKGWLASITRFINDILLSAPSIVVGLFVYALVVAKMGHFSGWAGVISLALLQIPIVIRTTENMLKLVPNALREAAFALGTPKWKMVLSITLKASVAGIVTGVLLAIARIAGETAPLLFTALSNQFFTMDMNQPVANLPVTIFKFAMSPFAQWQSLAWAGVFLITLGVLGLNILARTIFSKK; from the coding sequence ATGACGCAATCCTCATTGAACATGCCGGGCAGCACGGACGCCGCAGCGCTCGAAGCGATGCGCAACAGGCTGCAGAAGCGCCGCAAGGCCACCAACGCAGTCGCGCTGACACTTTCGCTCGCCGCGATGGCGTTCGGCATTCTGTGGCTCGTGTGGATTCTGTACACGACGCTGCGTCTCGGCATCGGCGGTCTGTCCGTCGAGCTGTTCACGCAGTCGACGCCTCCGCCGAACACCGACGGCGGCGGTCTGGCGAACGCGATCGTCGGCAGCCTGATGCTGGTCGTGCTGGCCACGTTCGTCGGCACGCCCATCGGCATCATGGCGGGCGTGTATCTCGCCGAGTACGGCCAGAAGGGGTGGCTCGCGAGCATCACGCGCTTCATCAACGACATTCTGCTGTCTGCGCCGTCGATCGTCGTGGGTCTGTTCGTGTATGCGCTCGTCGTCGCGAAGATGGGTCATTTCAGCGGCTGGGCAGGCGTGATCTCGCTCGCGCTGCTGCAGATCCCGATCGTGATCCGCACGACGGAGAACATGCTGAAGCTCGTGCCGAACGCACTGCGTGAAGCGGCTTTCGCACTCGGCACGCCGAAGTGGAAGATGGTGCTGTCGATCACGCTGAAGGCGTCGGTCGCGGGCATCGTGACGGGCGTGCTGCTCGCGATCGCGCGTATTGCCGGCGAAACGGCGCCGCTGCTCTTCACGGCGCTGTCCAACCAGTTCTTCACGATGGACATGAATCAACCGGTTGCGAACCTGCCGGTTACGATCTTCAAGTTCGCGATGAGTCCGTTCGCGCAGTGGCAATCTCTCGCGTGGGCCGGCGTATTCCTGATCACGCTCGGAGTGTTGGGTCTCAACATTCTCGCGCGTACGATCTTTTCGAAAAAGTAA
- the pstC gene encoding phosphate ABC transporter permease PstC — protein MSDLPLTSDAARSTPPGSTTQKAPSRAGDIIFGGIARLAAIVTLLLLGGIIVSLIVASLPTIQKFGLAFLWTADWDPPSEQFGALVPIYGTIATSIIALIIAVPVSFGIALFLTELSPAWLRRPLGIAIELLAAIPSIVYGMWGLLVFAPIFATYFEKPLGALLGGMPVIGALFRGAPIGIGILCAGVILAIMIIPYIASVMRDVFEVTPVLLKESAYGIGCTTWEVMWKIVLPFTKTGVIGGVMLGLGRALGETMAVTFVIGNTNLLDNVSLFSPGNSITSALANEFAEAAPGLHTAALMELGLILFVITFIVLAISKIMLLRLEKGEGAK, from the coding sequence ATGTCCGACCTCCCTCTCACTTCTGACGCGGCCCGGTCGACTCCGCCCGGTAGCACGACGCAGAAAGCGCCCAGCCGCGCGGGCGACATCATTTTCGGCGGCATCGCCCGACTTGCCGCCATCGTCACGTTACTGCTGCTCGGCGGCATTATCGTGTCGCTGATCGTGGCTTCCCTGCCGACGATCCAGAAATTCGGCCTCGCATTCCTGTGGACTGCCGACTGGGATCCACCGTCCGAACAGTTCGGTGCACTGGTGCCCATCTACGGCACGATTGCGACGTCGATCATTGCGCTCATCATCGCGGTGCCCGTCAGCTTCGGCATCGCGCTTTTCCTGACCGAACTGTCGCCCGCCTGGCTGCGCCGCCCGCTCGGCATCGCGATCGAACTGCTCGCCGCGATTCCGTCGATCGTCTACGGCATGTGGGGTCTGCTCGTGTTCGCGCCGATCTTCGCGACCTATTTCGAAAAGCCGCTCGGCGCGCTGCTCGGCGGCATGCCCGTCATCGGCGCGCTGTTCAGGGGCGCGCCTATCGGCATCGGCATTCTGTGCGCGGGCGTCATTCTCGCGATCATGATCATTCCGTACATCGCGTCCGTGATGCGCGACGTGTTCGAAGTCACGCCCGTGCTGCTGAAGGAATCGGCATACGGCATTGGCTGCACGACGTGGGAAGTGATGTGGAAGATCGTCCTGCCGTTCACGAAGACGGGTGTGATCGGCGGCGTGATGCTCGGCCTCGGCCGCGCGCTCGGCGAGACGATGGCCGTCACGTTCGTGATCGGCAATACGAACCTGCTCGACAACGTATCGCTCTTTTCGCCGGGTAACAGCATCACGTCGGCGCTCGCGAACGAATTCGCGGAAGCGGCGCCAGGCCTGCATACGGCCGCGCTGATGGAACTCGGTCTGATCCTGTTTGTGATTACCTTCATCGTGCTGGCGATTTCGAAGATCATGCTGCTTCGCCTCGAGAAAGGGGAGGGCGCGAAATGA
- the pstS gene encoding phosphate ABC transporter substrate-binding protein PstS, producing MKLMQTAFAGMAGALFAIAAQAADITGAGSTFAAPIYTKWADAYQKTGGGKVNYQGIGSSGGVKQIVAKTVDFAGSDAPLKDDELAKEGLFQFPTVVGGVVPVINVPGVKAGEITLSGEVLGDIYLGKVKKWNDPAIAALNPKVKLPDTDIAVVRRADGSGTSFIWTNYLSKVNPEWKSKIGEGSTVNWPTGTGGKGNDGVAAFVQRLPGAIGYVEWAYAKQNHMVYVDLKNSAGTVVEPKTETFKAAAAGADWSKSFYQILTNEPGKNAWPIVGATFVLLHTTQEKGPQGAETLKFFNWAFKNGGQAANDLDYISLPESVVSEIKTQWKAKVKDASGKSLAE from the coding sequence ATGAAACTGATGCAAACCGCGTTCGCTGGCATGGCTGGCGCTCTCTTTGCGATCGCAGCGCAAGCCGCCGACATCACCGGCGCGGGCAGCACCTTTGCAGCACCGATCTACACGAAGTGGGCCGATGCGTATCAGAAGACGGGTGGCGGCAAGGTTAACTATCAGGGCATCGGCTCGTCGGGCGGCGTCAAGCAGATCGTCGCGAAGACGGTCGACTTCGCGGGCTCGGACGCTCCGCTGAAGGACGACGAACTGGCGAAGGAAGGCCTGTTCCAGTTCCCGACGGTCGTCGGCGGCGTGGTTCCCGTGATCAACGTGCCGGGTGTCAAGGCTGGCGAAATCACGCTGTCGGGCGAAGTGCTCGGCGACATCTACCTCGGCAAGGTCAAGAAGTGGAACGACCCGGCTATCGCCGCGCTGAACCCGAAGGTCAAGCTGCCGGATACGGACATCGCCGTGGTCCGCCGCGCTGACGGCTCGGGCACGTCGTTCATCTGGACGAACTACCTGTCGAAGGTCAACCCCGAGTGGAAGTCGAAGATCGGCGAAGGTTCGACGGTCAACTGGCCGACGGGTACGGGCGGCAAGGGCAACGACGGCGTCGCAGCCTTCGTGCAGCGTCTGCCGGGCGCAATCGGCTACGTCGAGTGGGCGTATGCGAAGCAGAACCACATGGTCTACGTCGACCTGAAGAACTCGGCTGGCACGGTTGTCGAGCCGAAGACGGAAACGTTCAAGGCAGCGGCAGCCGGCGCTGACTGGTCGAAGTCGTTCTACCAGATCCTGACGAACGAGCCGGGCAAGAACGCATGGCCGATCGTCGGCGCGACGTTCGTGCTGCTGCACACGACGCAGGAAAAGGGTCCGCAAGGCGCGGAAACGCTAAAGTTCTTCAACTGGGCGTTCAAGAACGGCGGTCAGGCTGCGAACGATCTGGACTACATCTCGCTGCCGGAATCGGTTGTGTCGGAAATCAAGACGCAGTGGAAGGCAAAGGTCAAGGACGCATCGGGCAAGTCGCTCGCCGAGTAA